In Thermococcus camini, a genomic segment contains:
- a CDS encoding 2-hydroxyacid dehydrogenase, with amino-acid sequence MRPKVAVLFKMKSKPVEELKKYADVEFILYPSVDELKERIEEFDGVIISPLNRFPREVIERAERLKVISCHSAGYDHVDVKAATERGIYVTKVAGVLSEAVAEFAVGLTIALLRKITYSDRFIRAGKWDSHRTVWSGFRDIETVYGKKAGILGMGAIGKAIARRMKAMGTEILYWSRSRKPDIEKEVGAIYKPLEDVLRESDIVILALPSTPETYHIINEERLKLLEGKYLVNIGRGTLVDEKALVKALKEGKLKGYATDVFENEPVQEHELFKHEWETVLTPHYAGLSKEAMEDMGFQAVRNLLAVLRGEVPEALVNREVVEIRSPEDVKML; translated from the coding sequence ATGAGGCCGAAGGTGGCCGTTCTCTTTAAGATGAAGAGCAAGCCCGTTGAGGAACTCAAGAAGTACGCAGACGTCGAGTTCATCCTGTATCCAAGCGTCGATGAGCTCAAAGAAAGGATAGAAGAGTTTGATGGCGTCATAATCTCCCCGCTGAACAGGTTTCCGCGCGAAGTCATCGAGAGGGCCGAGCGGTTAAAGGTGATAAGCTGTCATTCCGCCGGCTACGACCACGTTGACGTTAAGGCCGCAACGGAGAGGGGAATATACGTCACCAAGGTTGCTGGTGTCCTGAGCGAGGCCGTTGCGGAATTTGCCGTTGGACTGACCATAGCGCTCCTCAGGAAGATAACCTACTCAGACAGGTTCATCCGTGCCGGGAAGTGGGACTCCCACAGAACCGTCTGGAGCGGATTCAGGGACATAGAAACGGTCTATGGAAAAAAGGCAGGAATTCTCGGAATGGGTGCCATAGGAAAGGCCATAGCGAGGAGAATGAAGGCCATGGGGACGGAGATACTCTACTGGTCCCGGTCAAGGAAGCCCGATATTGAAAAGGAAGTCGGAGCTATCTACAAGCCCCTTGAAGATGTTCTGCGGGAAAGCGATATCGTGATTCTGGCCCTGCCGTCCACACCGGAGACGTACCACATCATCAACGAGGAGAGGCTGAAGCTCCTTGAAGGCAAATACCTCGTCAACATCGGGCGCGGGACGCTGGTAGACGAGAAGGCCCTCGTGAAGGCCCTCAAAGAGGGTAAACTAAAGGGCTACGCAACGGACGTCTTTGAAAACGAGCCAGTTCAGGAACACGAGCTGTTTAAGCACGAGTGGGAGACCGTTCTAACGCCTCACTACGCGGGTCTCTCAAAGGAGGCCATGGAGGATATGGGCTTCCAGGCGGTTAGAAACCTACTCGCCGTTCTCAGGGGGGAGGTCCCGGAGGCGCTCGTGAACCGTGAGGTGGTTGAGATACGCTCCCCAGAGGACGTTAAGATGCTTTAA
- a CDS encoding sulfite exporter TauE/SafE family protein, with the protein MLKYIGYFAVGVFIGILAALFGLGGGFLIVPTLNFLGVEIHHAVGTSSAAVVFTSLSSAIAYHRQRRIHYKAGLLLASTAVIGAYIGAWMTSFISAGQLKVIFGLALIVVAARIYRKKTAEPSEVRLEEVEVNYKLVPFGGFFAGISSGLLGVGGGIINVPFLTYLGLPIHYAVATSSFAIVFTATAGALKHYAMGNVETQWLVLLVPGLIIGAQLGARIAKRTRASSLKKAFAVVMALLALRMILKGLGLPVP; encoded by the coding sequence TTGCTAAAATACATCGGCTACTTCGCAGTTGGAGTCTTTATCGGTATTTTGGCAGCGTTATTCGGCCTTGGAGGGGGTTTTCTGATAGTCCCCACGCTCAACTTCCTCGGCGTTGAGATACACCACGCCGTCGGAACTTCCAGCGCGGCCGTCGTCTTCACATCCCTCAGCTCGGCGATAGCCTACCACCGGCAGAGAAGAATACATTATAAGGCCGGCCTTCTCCTGGCCTCAACGGCTGTAATCGGGGCGTACATCGGCGCTTGGATGACTTCCTTTATAAGCGCCGGCCAGCTGAAAGTCATATTTGGCCTTGCCTTAATCGTTGTTGCAGCCAGGATATACCGGAAGAAGACGGCCGAGCCGAGCGAGGTTAGGCTTGAGGAAGTTGAGGTCAACTACAAGCTCGTTCCATTCGGTGGCTTCTTCGCGGGAATATCCAGCGGTCTCCTCGGCGTTGGAGGGGGCATAATCAACGTACCTTTCCTGACGTACCTCGGCCTGCCGATACACTACGCGGTAGCAACTTCTAGCTTTGCGATAGTCTTCACCGCAACCGCCGGAGCGCTCAAGCACTACGCCATGGGCAACGTTGAAACCCAGTGGCTGGTCCTCCTCGTTCCGGGGCTCATAATCGGCGCCCAGCTCGGCGCGAGGATAGCGAAGCGGACGAGGGCGTCTTCCCTGAAAAAGGCCTTCGCGGTCGTTATGGCCCTCCTTGCCCTGAGGATGATACTGAAGGGCCTCGGCCTTCCGGTTCCATGA
- the proS gene encoding proline--tRNA ligase translates to MGKVERKKWSEEFSEWYNELIETAGIQDKRYPVKGMNIWLPYGLKIMRSIERFIHSEMERTGHDEVLFPALIPETEFQKEAEHIAGFEGEVFWVTHAGHDPLDIRLILRPTSETAMYSMFSLWIRSHADLPFKVYQIVNTYRYETKHTRPLIRVREISRFFEAHTAHDSFEDAERQIKEDLEIFDNLARFLAIPYIISKRPDWDKFPGAYYSLGAEVMMPDGRTLQIGTMHNYRQNFAKAYNIQYETESGDHEYAHQTTFGMSERLLAAVIAIHGDDRGMVLPPTIAPIQVVIVPIPKKDAEADVFAYAGEIAEELRAAGIRVHIDERDIRPGRKFYDWELKGVPLRIEVGPRDVAGRKAVLARRDTLEKLVVGREGIVEEVRKTLDAIHENLHKRAEEFLESHIKRVETIEEAKAVFEDRRGIVEIPWCGEESCGLEMEEALDAKMLGTPYPEEKAKAPEGKKCPVCGREAKFIARFARTY, encoded by the coding sequence ATGGGTAAGGTGGAGAGGAAGAAGTGGAGCGAGGAGTTCAGTGAGTGGTACAACGAGCTTATTGAGACCGCTGGAATCCAGGACAAGCGTTATCCCGTCAAGGGAATGAACATCTGGCTCCCGTACGGGTTGAAAATCATGAGGAGCATTGAGAGATTCATACACTCCGAGATGGAGAGAACGGGCCACGATGAGGTTCTGTTCCCGGCGCTCATCCCCGAAACCGAGTTCCAGAAGGAAGCCGAGCACATAGCCGGCTTTGAGGGGGAGGTCTTCTGGGTTACCCACGCGGGCCACGATCCGCTCGATATCAGGCTGATCCTCAGACCAACGAGCGAGACCGCTATGTACTCGATGTTCTCGCTCTGGATACGCTCTCACGCGGACCTTCCCTTCAAAGTTTACCAGATTGTCAACACCTACCGCTACGAAACGAAGCATACAAGGCCCCTCATCCGCGTCCGCGAGATAAGCAGGTTCTTCGAGGCCCACACCGCCCACGACAGCTTTGAGGACGCGGAGAGACAGATAAAGGAGGACCTCGAGATATTCGACAACCTCGCGAGGTTCCTTGCGATACCGTACATAATCTCCAAGAGACCTGACTGGGACAAGTTCCCCGGCGCCTACTACTCCCTCGGCGCCGAGGTCATGATGCCCGACGGCAGGACGCTCCAGATTGGAACCATGCACAACTATAGACAAAACTTCGCGAAGGCCTACAACATCCAGTACGAGACCGAGAGCGGGGACCACGAGTACGCCCACCAGACCACCTTCGGAATGAGCGAGCGCCTTTTGGCGGCGGTCATAGCCATACACGGAGACGACAGGGGAATGGTTCTGCCTCCCACAATAGCTCCGATACAGGTGGTTATAGTCCCGATTCCCAAGAAGGACGCCGAGGCTGACGTCTTCGCCTACGCGGGGGAGATAGCGGAGGAGCTGAGGGCAGCGGGAATAAGGGTTCACATCGACGAGCGCGACATAAGGCCAGGCAGGAAGTTCTACGACTGGGAGCTCAAGGGAGTTCCCCTTCGCATAGAGGTCGGCCCGAGGGACGTTGCCGGCAGGAAGGCCGTTCTTGCGAGGCGCGACACCCTTGAGAAGCTCGTGGTGGGGCGCGAGGGAATCGTCGAGGAGGTCAGAAAGACCCTGGACGCGATCCACGAGAACCTCCACAAACGCGCCGAGGAGTTCCTTGAGAGCCACATAAAGCGCGTCGAGACCATAGAGGAGGCCAAGGCTGTCTTCGAAGACAGACGCGGCATTGTTGAGATCCCCTGGTGTGGCGAGGAGAGTTGCGGTCTTGAGATGGAGGAAGCCCTCGACGCCAAGATGCTCGGAACGCCCTACCCAGAGGAGAAGGCCAAAGCCCCTGAGGGCAAGAAGTGTCCCGTCTGCGGCAGGGAGGCCAAGTTCATAGCAAGGTTCGCGAGAACCTACTGA
- a CDS encoding helix-turn-helix transcriptional regulator, producing the protein MRLTVAALMLITLILLPRVSSYTVSSLVLTVYNDGYTKVEYEILPSEYSSQVELPLLGDHYENVIVEDGNGNPLNFRLENGSLLIYSGNAEVVKVSYYTPDLTVKQGMVWTLNIATNDSFTVVLPANAIVVDLSDIPLEIAGNSITMPPGNQSVSYTLSGRGAGSEGGAGSSEYLPVLGGLAVVGGSAYALWRKKKGQSSMPSREEFQARLGNLDLNEEERRALLYLFDRGGKASQAEVREAIGLPKTTAWRMFKRLERKGLVKVLKGRKENWVELRL; encoded by the coding sequence ATGAGACTCACAGTTGCGGCCCTCATGCTGATAACGCTCATCCTCTTGCCCAGGGTTAGTTCCTATACCGTTTCATCCCTGGTTTTGACGGTTTACAATGACGGCTACACCAAGGTTGAATATGAAATCCTACCCTCGGAGTATTCATCCCAGGTTGAACTCCCCCTCCTCGGAGACCATTACGAGAACGTTATCGTCGAGGACGGGAACGGAAATCCCCTCAACTTCAGGCTTGAGAACGGAAGCCTTCTCATCTATTCCGGGAACGCTGAAGTAGTCAAGGTCTCCTACTACACCCCCGACCTGACCGTGAAGCAGGGCATGGTGTGGACGCTTAACATTGCGACCAACGATTCCTTCACAGTTGTGCTGCCTGCAAACGCCATAGTGGTTGACCTGAGCGACATACCCCTTGAGATAGCGGGGAACTCGATAACCATGCCCCCCGGAAACCAGAGCGTTTCCTACACGCTCAGCGGAAGAGGAGCCGGCAGCGAGGGTGGAGCGGGGAGCTCGGAGTATCTGCCAGTCCTGGGAGGCCTCGCGGTAGTCGGGGGCTCTGCCTACGCCCTATGGAGAAAGAAAAAGGGTCAGAGCTCAATGCCAAGCCGTGAGGAGTTCCAGGCCAGGCTTGGGAACCTCGACCTCAACGAGGAGGAGAGGCGTGCGCTGCTCTACCTCTTCGATAGGGGCGGAAAGGCCAGCCAGGCTGAGGTCAGGGAAGCGATAGGCCTGCCCAAAACCACCGCATGGAGGATGTTCAAGCGCCTTGAGAGGAAGGGTCTGGTGAAGGTTCTTAAGGGCAGGAAGGAAAACTGGGTGGAGCTGAGGCTTTAG
- a CDS encoding coiled-coil domain-containing protein has protein sequence MKGTKGFALALAILLVGSVIPLGLAEAEGTSNATESYTGVLDNSTREMVIAGQLIDQLQRLSRFAEDKIEPIKDRLPENSTVLTHYELAEDYREKAVSEYEAGDYYSSILDSLTAMHHYKVALSALKEGREKAQDVRERIKLEIERAREYFRFVEKTIRLAENQGIDVSNLTALYNETKDAYKVVLDDLKAGDYEKARADYEVAKEKKALLDRELRKVREELAYANADKIVKDFLIKGEKGMEIAQKAIEVGEKNSYNVTELRERLDAFSEVYSQVKALADEGRWEDALTVMKDNRETIIEFHRAVEFVLRKVRERELDEKLKDVRAFLMEMNGRIQKDAKALRELKSRGVDTTRAEIQLKVAIQELRIGVELLKAKKPLQARAHFAIALEVLHRVDEFILRHS, from the coding sequence ATGAAGGGGACGAAGGGCTTTGCACTGGCCCTGGCAATATTGCTGGTTGGAAGCGTGATACCTCTGGGACTGGCGGAAGCCGAGGGCACGAGCAACGCCACCGAGAGCTACACAGGAGTCCTCGACAACAGCACCAGGGAGATGGTGATAGCGGGTCAGCTGATTGACCAGCTTCAGAGGCTGAGCAGGTTCGCCGAAGATAAGATAGAGCCTATAAAGGACAGGCTACCCGAGAACTCGACTGTACTAACCCACTACGAGCTCGCTGAGGACTACAGGGAAAAGGCGGTGAGTGAATACGAGGCCGGCGACTACTACAGCTCGATACTCGACAGCCTCACAGCAATGCACCACTACAAGGTTGCCCTCTCGGCACTTAAGGAAGGCAGAGAAAAGGCTCAGGATGTAAGGGAACGCATCAAACTGGAAATCGAGCGTGCCAGAGAGTACTTCAGGTTCGTTGAGAAGACCATAAGGCTGGCGGAGAACCAGGGGATAGACGTGAGCAACCTCACCGCACTTTACAACGAGACCAAGGATGCCTATAAAGTTGTACTGGATGACCTTAAGGCCGGAGACTACGAAAAGGCGAGGGCAGACTATGAAGTCGCCAAGGAGAAGAAGGCCCTTCTCGACAGAGAGCTGAGAAAGGTCCGCGAGGAGCTCGCCTATGCCAACGCCGATAAGATCGTCAAGGACTTCCTGATCAAGGGTGAGAAGGGAATGGAGATAGCTCAGAAGGCAATCGAGGTCGGGGAGAAGAACAGCTACAACGTGACGGAGCTCCGGGAGAGGCTCGATGCCTTTTCGGAGGTTTACAGTCAGGTCAAGGCCCTCGCGGACGAGGGCAGGTGGGAGGACGCCCTCACAGTCATGAAAGACAACAGGGAAACAATAATTGAGTTCCACAGGGCTGTTGAGTTCGTACTCAGGAAGGTTCGCGAGAGGGAGCTCGATGAAAAGCTAAAGGACGTCCGCGCTTTCCTTATGGAGATGAACGGCAGGATCCAGAAGGATGCAAAGGCGCTCCGCGAGCTCAAGAGCAGGGGGGTCGACACCACCCGGGCAGAGATCCAGCTGAAAGTAGCTATCCAGGAGCTCAGGATAGGCGTCGAGCTTCTAAAAGCGAAGAAGCCCCTCCAGGCCAGGGCACACTTTGCAATAGCGCTGGAGGTGCTCCACAGGGTGGATGAGTTCATTCTAAGGCACTCCTGA
- a CDS encoding M42 family metallopeptidase: MLVEELREITGIPGISGYEERIREKIAEWLEPYADYTVDTIGNLVVELGEGELKGIFMAHMDEIGLLITGVRPDGKLTFRKIGGIDDRLLYGRHFEVITENGKLDGVIGALPVHLNLERKFDTVPWSRLVIDIGAESREEAEALGVKVLDYAVFKKHFAVLNNRYISTRSLDDRFGVVALVEAIKDLVDHDLDGKWLFAFTVQEEIGLKGAKFLAEHYTPKYAFAVDSFACCGEITGDVRLGGGAVIRAVDNSAIYTRKLARKVAEIASRNGIPLQVGVTGGGTDASVFQDRSEVLALSVPIRYIHSEVETLHLADLEALIKLIEAITLEM, from the coding sequence ATGCTTGTTGAGGAGCTGAGGGAAATAACCGGGATCCCCGGTATTTCGGGCTACGAGGAAAGGATCCGGGAAAAGATAGCTGAGTGGCTTGAGCCATACGCCGACTATACGGTTGACACCATTGGAAACCTCGTCGTTGAGCTCGGTGAGGGTGAGCTCAAGGGCATCTTCATGGCCCACATGGACGAGATAGGGCTCCTGATAACGGGTGTAAGGCCTGACGGAAAGCTTACCTTCAGGAAAATCGGTGGAATAGACGATAGGCTCCTCTACGGCAGGCACTTCGAGGTAATTACCGAAAACGGGAAGCTCGACGGCGTTATCGGGGCACTTCCGGTGCACCTGAACCTTGAAAGGAAGTTCGACACGGTCCCCTGGAGCAGGCTGGTCATAGACATCGGCGCCGAGAGCAGGGAGGAGGCGGAAGCCCTCGGCGTTAAGGTTCTCGACTACGCGGTCTTCAAGAAGCACTTCGCGGTTCTTAATAACCGCTATATTTCTACGCGCTCTCTGGACGACCGTTTTGGAGTCGTTGCTCTGGTTGAGGCGATAAAGGATCTCGTTGACCACGACCTCGATGGAAAGTGGCTCTTCGCCTTCACCGTCCAGGAGGAGATAGGCCTCAAGGGAGCAAAGTTCTTGGCGGAGCACTACACCCCAAAGTACGCCTTTGCCGTCGATTCATTCGCCTGCTGCGGTGAGATAACCGGAGACGTAAGGCTCGGCGGGGGAGCGGTAATAAGGGCCGTAGATAACTCCGCGATTTACACGAGGAAGCTCGCTAGAAAGGTTGCCGAGATAGCGTCGAGGAACGGCATCCCTCTCCAGGTGGGCGTTACTGGCGGCGGAACGGACGCGTCGGTCTTCCAGGACAGGAGCGAGGTCTTGGCTCTGAGCGTTCCGATAAGGTACATCCACAGCGAGGTCGAGACCCTTCATCTGGCCGACCTTGAGGCGCTGATAAAGCTCATAGAGGCGATAACACTGGAGATGTAA
- a CDS encoding pyrolysin — protein sequence MKRVAALLAVLMVALVPFAGAAGATTWSYKNFIKQSVAWYYLYQDKERTFNELYNLSVQMNVSNETLTLALELYNNATAQYDQALTYGIPKDTRTLSWVVFSVHIRKAYIYASRAVDVLEQALKELESQNA from the coding sequence ATGAAGAGAGTTGCTGCACTCCTCGCGGTTTTGATGGTGGCTCTGGTTCCATTTGCCGGGGCCGCGGGCGCTACCACCTGGAGCTACAAGAACTTTATCAAGCAGTCCGTGGCCTGGTACTACCTCTACCAGGACAAGGAGAGGACCTTCAACGAGCTTTACAACCTCAGCGTTCAGATGAACGTCAGCAACGAGACCCTCACCCTCGCTCTTGAGCTCTACAACAACGCCACCGCCCAGTACGACCAGGCCCTCACCTACGGCATCCCCAAGGACACCAGAACCCTCAGCTGGGTTGTCTTCAGCGTCCACATAAGGAAGGCATACATCTACGCCAGCCGGGCCGTTGACGTCCTCGAGCAGGCCCTCAAGGAGCTCGAATCCCAGAACGCCTGA
- a CDS encoding sulfite exporter TauE/SafE family protein, whose translation MLGYFLDFLLGIGIGLIAGLFGVGGGFLIVPALVFLGLPVHVAIGTSLACIVLSSLSAAVTHIRKEAVLYRVVFLKEAFSVPAALLGAYLSSLLPENYLKVLFSGILLYLAFQMWRGNASSHSKPGELKTSRVSLVGVLSGLTSGLLGISGGILNVPLFHSYVGIPMRYAVGTSSFALFFTALAGSIGHYRLGQVDLHTALLLAPGLIIGARIGALLVHRLHPGHLRRAFSAILVIVAIRMLL comes from the coding sequence ATGCTGGGTTACTTCCTCGATTTCCTCCTCGGCATCGGCATCGGTCTAATAGCCGGTCTCTTTGGGGTCGGCGGGGGATTCCTCATAGTCCCTGCCCTCGTCTTCCTCGGTCTTCCCGTACACGTTGCAATAGGGACGAGTCTAGCCTGTATAGTCCTCAGCTCCCTCTCGGCAGCGGTAACTCACATCAGGAAGGAGGCGGTTTTATACCGGGTCGTCTTCCTTAAGGAGGCGTTCTCTGTCCCGGCGGCACTTCTGGGTGCTTACCTCTCCTCCCTGCTGCCGGAGAACTATCTTAAGGTTCTCTTCTCTGGGATTCTCCTTTACCTCGCTTTTCAGATGTGGCGGGGGAATGCGTCATCACATTCGAAACCGGGGGAACTCAAAACATCCCGCGTGTCCCTGGTTGGCGTCCTCTCTGGCCTTACCTCGGGCCTCTTGGGAATCAGCGGTGGGATTCTCAACGTGCCCCTCTTTCACTCCTACGTTGGAATACCAATGCGCTACGCGGTCGGAACATCGAGCTTTGCCCTTTTCTTTACAGCACTGGCAGGTTCAATCGGACACTACCGCCTCGGACAGGTTGACCTTCACACCGCACTGCTCTTGGCTCCTGGCCTCATAATCGGGGCCAGAATCGGTGCCCTTCTCGTCCACCGTCTCCATCCCGGGCACTTGAGGAGGGCTTTCTCCGCCATCCTCGTGATCGTTGCAATCAGAATGCTCCTGTGA